A genomic region of Solanum dulcamara chromosome 2, daSolDulc1.2, whole genome shotgun sequence contains the following coding sequences:
- the LOC129880313 gene encoding WAT1-related protein At3g28050-like — protein MAMEMKMKEALPYIGMASTQFAQVGLMIVAKKAMSTGMTNFTFVFYSNTLASLILLPSFFFYRSTRPPLNFSLICGFFLLGVLGCSAQLTGYTGINYTSASFASAMLNLIPGFTFILAVIFRMEKLDCRRTSTLIKSVGTIVSIAGAFTATLYKGPQILLTSSLKPQNYLHFQETDWVIGGLYLVVDCVVSSLYLIVQASVLKKYPVELIVVFFYCFFASILSAIVSLFMDRNLNAWLLQPGTRLYAVLYSGIFGSAFQVSVMFWCIRRKGPLFVAMFHPLGIVIAAALGIIFLGDIFYLGSLVGSIIIVVGFYAVMWGKTKEDKVDEEKLARNVNSKAPLLQIKDAETKF, from the exons atGGCTATGGAGATGAAGATGAAGGAAGCTTTGCCATATATAGGAATGGCTTCTACTCAATTTGCACAAGTGGGTCTAATGATAGTAGCCAAAAAAGCCATGTCCACCGGAATGACCAATTTCACTTTCGTCTTCTACTCCAACACTCTTGCCTCCCTTATTCTCCtcccttctttcttcttctacaG GTCAACTCGTCCTCCACTCAATTTCTCACTTATATGTGGGTTTTTCTTGCTGGGCGTTCTTGG CTGTTCAGCTCAGCTAACTGGGTATACGGGGATTAATTATACTTCTGCTTCGTTTGCCTCAGCAATGCTCAACCTCATCCCAGGTTTTACTTTCATACTTGCCGTAATTTTCAG AATGGAGAAATTAGATTGTCGAAGAACAAGTACCCTGATTAAATCCGTTGGAACCATTGTCTCAATTGCCGGAGCGTTCACCGCCACTCTTTACAAGGGACCACAAATTTTGTTGACTTCCTCTTTGAAGCCTCAAAATTATCTTCATTTCCAGGAAACTGACTGGGTGATTGGAGGACTATATCTTGTAGTGGATTGTGTAGTGTCTTCATTATATTTAATTGTACAG GCTTCCGTCCTTAAGAAATATCCAGTTGAGCTGATTGTGGTCTTCTTTTACTGCTTCTTTGCATCCATTCTATCAGCAATTGTCTCTCTGTTTATGGACAGGAACTTAAATGCTTGGTTGCTACAACCTGGTACGAGATTGTACGCTGTTCTATACTCA GGAATATTTGGCTCAGCATTTCAAGTCAGTGTGATGTTTTGGTGCATTCGTAGAAAGGGACCTCTCTTTGTTGCTATGTTCCATCCTCTTGGAATCGTAATTGCTGCTGCATTGGGTATAATCTTCTTAGGGGATATTTTCTACCTTGGCAG CTTGGTGGGGTCAATTATAATTGTTGTTGGCTTTTACGCTGTTATGTGGGGAAAAACAAAAGAAGACAAGGTGGATGAAGAAAAACTCGCACGAAATGTCAATTCAAAGGCCCCACTCTTGCAAATAAAGGATGCAGAGACAAAATTTTAA